A genome region from Musa acuminata AAA Group cultivar baxijiao chromosome BXJ3-5, Cavendish_Baxijiao_AAA, whole genome shotgun sequence includes the following:
- the LOC135637718 gene encoding uncharacterized protein LOC135637718: MSSLLSPLRLPPPPPRPSSSSPAAPKPNVYAAFRISMVQRPILSLPPTTGSCGFSKSRGGRCVVPLAMSAAASGDSDGSTRLSMDAIRKLFDGFPQPVKSFPWMRVLWSFQNIICELVWAVAKYLSVPLLAVTSLSEMSYCAHERKMGVIPIPVVVGFAVAGCLKDAAEQFSSDLKEGGLPWHLLLIASFFALLKLPGPSYPYWWRLLIPHLANGGLWRTIWLIFMWYRRPNAVPGASL; this comes from the exons ATGTCTTCCCTTCTCTCCCCGCTCCGCCTTCCCCCGCCACCTCCTCGTCCTTCCTCATCGAGCCCAGCCGCTCCGAAGCCAAATGTCTACGCCGCTTTTCGCATATCCATG GTCCAACGGCCAATTCTATCACTGCCTCCGACAACAGGAAGTTGCGGCTTTTCCAAGTCCCGTGGCGGGAGATGCGTCGTTCCGCTTGCGATGAGTGCAGCAGCTTCTGGGGATTCTGATGGTTCGACGAGATTAAGTATGGATGCCATCCGTAAGCTGTTCGATGGATTTCCTCAACCAGTCAAGAGCTTTCCCTGGATGAGAGTGCTATGGAGCTTTCAGAACATCATCTGTGAGCTTGTCTGGGCGGTTGCCAAGTATCTCAGTGTGCCTCTTCTAGCCGTCACTTCCCTCAGCGAGATGTCATACTGCGCCCATGAGAGAAAGATGGGTGTGATACCGATTCCGGTCGTCGTTGGGTTTGCAGTTGCTGGGTGCCTTAAGGATGCTGCCGAGCAGTTTTCGTCAGATCTCAAG GAAGGAGGGCTTCCCTGGCATTTGCTTCTGATTGCGAGCTTCTTCGCATTGCTCAAATTGCCCGGCCCGTCTTATCCATACTGGTGGCGGTTATTAATTCCTCACCTTGCTAATGGTGGTCTTTGGAGGACTATTTGGCTAATATTTATGTGGTACAGAAGGCCTAATGCGGTACCAGGAGCTTCTTTATAA